The following are from one region of the Scylla paramamosain isolate STU-SP2022 chromosome 23, ASM3559412v1, whole genome shotgun sequence genome:
- the LOC135112011 gene encoding proprotein convertase subtilisin/kexin type 4-like isoform X2 gives MAWSSPTWTWLSTTTQQPSWDLLDADPDPTPVPWSRHGTQMAGIIAATHNNGLCGMGVAPWSGVGAVRMLGYLVWDAIEAKALGYEREHVDVYVAAWGPVDTGTVMEGPGVLAARALAEGIVLGRGGRGSIYIWASGNGGLVGDDCNADGYSNSVYTLTVSGSTRGGHPPEYAETCAATFVSTYSGDADKDDDQEEEEEEEEEEEGEEEEEEQVSGIVTTDTGGVCTESFRGSSVSAAMVAGVCALAIDINPELTWRDLQHLMLRAATPHNPMPSQWSTNGVGAKFSHYFGFGSLDAGKMVGLARDWKTVPPAFQCRLHASLHDLPLASSQRLVLPLSVRGCQVVQTEHVQVNLSVSARTRGQVEVVLESPMGTKSTLLPQRPLDLSPYGIYNHPLMTVHMWGEDPRGTWKLHFTYHGDGVLEPFGGKRFVNLTNTLHNWTLTIHGTEVPIGQATPHHYYYNASQLASLQHKGNDNITRLEDDIKLENPTEDVQEVMVETQHWNSSAMSGGKILSYLFCFVRVAVPSVFSNVMWQRSDGTPVDNVVRRLNGRDPQAARYPSLLVVREVETPDGNFTCQVRHRGQTLIRITEVRGHQPSVPEMTEVTRVSVRGGTVVLPCPGLVPILRPTWLFQGQRLRPSRRVVVGEQELTIRGVTESDYGVYRCQVRSDRLHYSHTTVVTLLPAQGPTTLIAHYALTAYPEPPSPEVPSCNQSSSKVDQNETTIVTEVEVNTSCPAPYEMMQGHCVLVAPGEPRSWQKARSQCRGFNGDLLVVENAALLLALMRLFHSQG, from the coding sequence ATGGCGTGGAGCTCACCCACCTGGACCTGGCTCTCAACTACGACCCAGCAGCCCTCCTGGGACCTGCTCGACGCCGACCCTGACCCGACGCCCGTGCCCTGGTCGCGGCACGGTACCCAGATGGCGGGCATCATTGCCGCCACGCACAACAACGGCCTGTGTGGCATGGGCGTGGCGCCGTGGTCAGGCGTGGGCGCTGTGAGGATGCTCGGCTACTTGGTGTGGGACGCAATCGAGGCGAAGGCTCTCGGTTACGAGCGTGAGCACGTGGACGTGTACGTGGCTGCCTGGGGCCCTGTGGACACCGGCACGGTGATGGAGGGGCCCGGGGTCCTGGCGGCTCGGGCGTTGGCGGAGGGTATCGTCCTGGGCCGCGGGGGCCGGGGCTCCATCTACATCTGGGCGTCAGGGAACGGAGGCTTGGTCGGCGATGATTGCAACGCCGACGGCTACTCCAACTCCGTGTACACCTTGACTGTGAGCGGCAGCACGCGAGGAGGACACCCGCCCGAGTACGCCGAGACGTGCGCGGCGACCTTTGTGTCCACGTACAGCGGCGACGCGGACAAGGACGACgatcaagaagaggaggaagaggaggaggaggaggaggagggggaggaggaggaggaggaacaggtgagTGGCATAGTGACCACCGACACGGGAGGCGTGTGTACGGAGTCGTTCCGAGGGTCGTCAGTGTCGGCAGCCATGGTGGCGGGAGTGTGTGCACTCGCTATAGACATCAACCCCGAGCTCACTTGGCGCGACCTGCAGCACCTGATGCTGCGGGCGGCGACCCCGCACAACCCAATGCCCTCCCAGTGGAGCACTAACGGCGTGGGCGCCAAGTTCTCCCATTACTTTGGCTTTGGTTCCCTTGATGCCGGCAAGATGGTGGGCCTGGCCCGAGACTGGAAGACTGTCCCGCCTGCCTTTCAGTGCCGCCTGCATGCCTCGCTCCACGACCTGCCGCTGGCGTCCAGCCAGCGCCTCGTGCTGCCCCTCAGCGTGCGGGGCTGTCAAGTGGTGCAGACGGAACACGTGCAGGTGAACCTGTCCGTGAGCGCACGAACTCGTGGCCaagtggaggtggtgctggAGTCTCCGATGGGCACCAAGTCCACCCTGCTTCCACAGCGCCCCCTCGACCTTTCGCCCTACGGCATCTACAACCACCCACTGATGACTGTCCACATGTGGGGCGAGGACCCCCGCGGGACTTGGAAGCTGCACTTCACGTATCACGGTGACGGCGTGCTGGAGCCTTTCGGCGGCAAGCGTTTCGTTAACCTTACGAACACACTCCATAACTGGACCCTCACCATCCACGGCACGGAGGTGCCGATCGGCCAGGCCACGccgcaccactactactacaacgccTCGCAGCTGGCGTCGCTGCAGCACAAGGGCAATGACAACATAACGCGGCTAGAAGACGACATCAAGCTGGAAAACCCGACAGAAGATGTTCaggaggtgatggtagagaCTCAGCACTGGAACTCCAGTGCAATGTCCGGAGGGAAAatactttcttatttattctgcTTCGTGCGCGTTGCCGTTCCCTCAGTGTTCAGCAACGTCATGTGGCAGAGAAGTGACGGCACTCCCGTAGACAATGTTGTGCGTCGCCTGAACGGACGGGACCCCCAAGCGGCGCGCTACCCGAGTTTGCTGGTGGTGCGCGAGGTGGAGACGCCCGACGGTAACTTTACTTGCCAGGTGAGGCACCGCGGCCAGACGCTGATCAGGATCACTGAGGTGCGGGGCCACCAGCCCAGTGTACCAGAGATGACCGAGGTGACGCGGGTCTCCGTGCGTGGAGGGACTGTGGTGCTGCCCTGCCCAGGCCTCGTCCCCATCCTGAGGCCCACGTGGCTGTTCCAGGGGCAGCGGCTGCGGCCCAGCAggcgggtggtggtgggcgaGCAGGAGCTGACCATCAGGGGCGTGACAGAGAGCGACTATGGTGTGTACCGGTGCCAGGTGAGGTCAGACAGGCTGCACTACTCCCACACCACGGTGGTGACGCTGCTGCCGGCGCAGGGCCCCACCACCCTCATCGCTCACTACGCCCTCACCGCGTACCCTGAGCCTCCTTCCCCAGAAGTGCCATCGTGCAATCAAAGTTCCTCGAAGGTGGATCAGAATGAGACGACGATTGTGACGGAGGTGGAGGTCAACACAAGCTGTCCCGCGCCATACGAGATGATGCAGGGCCACTGTGTGCTGGTGGCCCCGGGGGAACCAAGGTCGTGGCAGAAGGCGAGGTCACAGTGCCGAGGGTTCAATGGTGACCTGCTAGTGGTGGAGAATGCCGCCCTGCTGCTGGCCCTCATGCGGCTCTTCCACTCTCAAGGTTAA
- the LOC135112011 gene encoding uncharacterized protein LOC135112011 isoform X1: MAWSSPTWTWLSTTTQQPSWDLLDADPDPTPVPWSRHGTQMAGIIAATHNNGLCGMGVAPWSGVGAVRMLGYLVWDAIEAKALGYEREHVDVYVAAWGPVDTGTVMEGPGVLAARALAEGIVLGRGGRGSIYIWASGNGGLVGDDCNADGYSNSVYTLTVSGSTRGGHPPEYAETCAATFVSTYSGDADKDDDQEEEEEEEEEEEGEEEEEEQVSGIVTTDTGGVCTESFRGSSVSAAMVAGVCALAIDINPELTWRDLQHLMLRAATPHNPMPSQWSTNGVGAKFSHYFGFGSLDAGKMVGLARDWKTVPPAFQCRLHASLHDLPLASSQRLVLPLSVRGCQVVQTEHVQVNLSVSARTRGQVEVVLESPMGTKSTLLPQRPLDLSPYGIYNHPLMTVHMWGEDPRGTWKLHFTYHGDGVLEPFGGKRFVNLTNTLHNWTLTIHGTEVPIGQATPHHYYYNASQLASLQHKGNDNITRLEDDIKLENPTEDVQEVMVETQHWNSSAMSGGKILSYLFCFVRVAVPSVFSNVMWQRSDGTPVDNVVRRLNGRDPQAARYPSLLVVREVETPDGNFTCQVRHRGQTLIRITEVRGHQPSVPEMTEVTRVSVRGGTVVLPCPGLVPILRPTWLFQGQRLRPSRRVVVGEQELTIRGVTESDYGVYRCQVRSDRLHYSHTTVVTLLPAQGPTTLIAHYALTAYPEPPSPEVPSCNQSSSKVDQNETTIVTEVEVNTSCPAPYEMMQGHCVLVAPGEPRSWQKARSQCRGFNGDLLVVENAALLLALMRLFHSQGLANSSFWVGGGRRGGEWRWVSGAPVTPGGPLWYPTPNGAPKELPLRHHRLFSHARGSGDSQRAVKSTSRQSKKETRFRQEETVRHLLSTRPQGIPSSSQREDGIPPHASRDSSERPRLFQRFVDERRTALTPVPEDRQGSAPGTRSGRPRSPEMARRDKATGRGQDEVVSHRANQDRTNRTRIPADRVARLGSNQEELAADAPSNSAPTRFKATCLRARLRHFLSSCWAGTRLRALCQYRPGASPTEERGPS; encoded by the exons ATGGCGTGGAGCTCACCCACCTGGACCTGGCTCTCAACTACGACCCAGCAGCCCTCCTGGGACCTGCTCGACGCCGACCCTGACCCGACGCCCGTGCCCTGGTCGCGGCACGGTACCCAGATGGCGGGCATCATTGCCGCCACGCACAACAACGGCCTGTGTGGCATGGGCGTGGCGCCGTGGTCAGGCGTGGGCGCTGTGAGGATGCTCGGCTACTTGGTGTGGGACGCAATCGAGGCGAAGGCTCTCGGTTACGAGCGTGAGCACGTGGACGTGTACGTGGCTGCCTGGGGCCCTGTGGACACCGGCACGGTGATGGAGGGGCCCGGGGTCCTGGCGGCTCGGGCGTTGGCGGAGGGTATCGTCCTGGGCCGCGGGGGCCGGGGCTCCATCTACATCTGGGCGTCAGGGAACGGAGGCTTGGTCGGCGATGATTGCAACGCCGACGGCTACTCCAACTCCGTGTACACCTTGACTGTGAGCGGCAGCACGCGAGGAGGACACCCGCCCGAGTACGCCGAGACGTGCGCGGCGACCTTTGTGTCCACGTACAGCGGCGACGCGGACAAGGACGACgatcaagaagaggaggaagaggaggaggaggaggaggagggggaggaggaggaggaggaacaggtgagTGGCATAGTGACCACCGACACGGGAGGCGTGTGTACGGAGTCGTTCCGAGGGTCGTCAGTGTCGGCAGCCATGGTGGCGGGAGTGTGTGCACTCGCTATAGACATCAACCCCGAGCTCACTTGGCGCGACCTGCAGCACCTGATGCTGCGGGCGGCGACCCCGCACAACCCAATGCCCTCCCAGTGGAGCACTAACGGCGTGGGCGCCAAGTTCTCCCATTACTTTGGCTTTGGTTCCCTTGATGCCGGCAAGATGGTGGGCCTGGCCCGAGACTGGAAGACTGTCCCGCCTGCCTTTCAGTGCCGCCTGCATGCCTCGCTCCACGACCTGCCGCTGGCGTCCAGCCAGCGCCTCGTGCTGCCCCTCAGCGTGCGGGGCTGTCAAGTGGTGCAGACGGAACACGTGCAGGTGAACCTGTCCGTGAGCGCACGAACTCGTGGCCaagtggaggtggtgctggAGTCTCCGATGGGCACCAAGTCCACCCTGCTTCCACAGCGCCCCCTCGACCTTTCGCCCTACGGCATCTACAACCACCCACTGATGACTGTCCACATGTGGGGCGAGGACCCCCGCGGGACTTGGAAGCTGCACTTCACGTATCACGGTGACGGCGTGCTGGAGCCTTTCGGCGGCAAGCGTTTCGTTAACCTTACGAACACACTCCATAACTGGACCCTCACCATCCACGGCACGGAGGTGCCGATCGGCCAGGCCACGccgcaccactactactacaacgccTCGCAGCTGGCGTCGCTGCAGCACAAGGGCAATGACAACATAACGCGGCTAGAAGACGACATCAAGCTGGAAAACCCGACAGAAGATGTTCaggaggtgatggtagagaCTCAGCACTGGAACTCCAGTGCAATGTCCGGAGGGAAAatactttcttatttattctgcTTCGTGCGCGTTGCCGTTCCCTCAGTGTTCAGCAACGTCATGTGGCAGAGAAGTGACGGCACTCCCGTAGACAATGTTGTGCGTCGCCTGAACGGACGGGACCCCCAAGCGGCGCGCTACCCGAGTTTGCTGGTGGTGCGCGAGGTGGAGACGCCCGACGGTAACTTTACTTGCCAGGTGAGGCACCGCGGCCAGACGCTGATCAGGATCACTGAGGTGCGGGGCCACCAGCCCAGTGTACCAGAGATGACCGAGGTGACGCGGGTCTCCGTGCGTGGAGGGACTGTGGTGCTGCCCTGCCCAGGCCTCGTCCCCATCCTGAGGCCCACGTGGCTGTTCCAGGGGCAGCGGCTGCGGCCCAGCAggcgggtggtggtgggcgaGCAGGAGCTGACCATCAGGGGCGTGACAGAGAGCGACTATGGTGTGTACCGGTGCCAGGTGAGGTCAGACAGGCTGCACTACTCCCACACCACGGTGGTGACGCTGCTGCCGGCGCAGGGCCCCACCACCCTCATCGCTCACTACGCCCTCACCGCGTACCCTGAGCCTCCTTCCCCAGAAGTGCCATCGTGCAATCAAAGTTCCTCGAAGGTGGATCAGAATGAGACGACGATTGTGACGGAGGTGGAGGTCAACACAAGCTGTCCCGCGCCATACGAGATGATGCAGGGCCACTGTGTGCTGGTGGCCCCGGGGGAACCAAGGTCGTGGCAGAAGGCGAGGTCACAGTGCCGAGGGTTCAATGGTGACCTGCTAGTGGTGGAGAATGCCGCCCTGCTGCTGGCCCTCATGCGGCTCTTCCACTCTCAAG GCCTGGCAAACTCGTCCTTCTGGGTGGGCGGTGGGCGGCGCGGCGGAGAGTGGCGGTGGGTGAGCGGCGCGCCTGTCACTCCCGGCGGCCCCCTGTGGTACCCCACCCCCAACGGCGCCCCCAAGGAGCTGCCACTGAGACACCACAGACTGTTCTCTCATGCACGGGGCTCTGGAG ATTCTCAACGCGCCGTGAAGTCCACGTCTCGTCAGTCCAAGAAAGAGACTCGTTTTCGGCAGGAAGAAACAGTGAGGCACCTTCTCTCTACGAGGCCGCAAGGGATACCCAGCTCATCTCAGCGGGAAGATGGCATTCCTCCACACGCCTCCAGAGACTCCAGCGAGCGTCCGCGGCTGTTCCAAAGGTTTGTGGATGAGAGGAGAACTGCACTAACTCCCGTGCCAGAGGATCGTCAAGGTTCTGCACCGGGAACTCGCAGTGGCCGCCCCAGGAGTCCCGAAATGGCAAGAAGAGACAAAGCAACGGGCAGAGGACAAGATGAAGTGGTATCGCACAGAGCCAACCAGGACAGGACGAACAGAACCCGAATCCCGGCAGATCGAGTAGCAAGACTAGGCTCAAACCAAGAGGAGCTGGCTGCTGACGCCCCATCCAACAGTGCCCCGACCCGTTTCAAGGCCACCTGTCTCCGGGCCAGACTCCGCCACTTCCTGTCCTCGTGCTGGGCGGGGACTCGGCTGCGGGCGCTGTGCCAGTACCGACCAGGGGCGTCACCGACTGAGGAGCGCGGCCCTTCCTGA